The segment CGCGGCGGCCGAGAGCAGGCGGCGGCGGCTGAAGGAACGTGGCACGAGCATCCCCCCGATCAGATTCTGATGTTTTCCGCAGACAATGCTTGAGGTTCCCATCCTGGCTACGGGACCCCTCCCGCGGCCGCGCTCTCGCGGAAGGCGTGGCGCGCTTCTCTCACGCCGTAGTAGACGATGACGAGCGACGCGAGCGGGTCGGCCCACCACCAGCCGGCGGCTGCGTTCAGCGCCAGCCCGATCAGGACCGCGCCCGCGAGGTAGGCGTCCACGAGTGTCACGCGAGATTCGGTGCGGAGGACTTCGTTGTGCAATCGGTCCCCCGTGGCGCGTTTCCCGTGCGCGAGCAGCAGCATCGCGACGAAGGTGGCCGCGGTCCACGCGATGCCGCCGGCGGATGGGGCGGGGTGCGTCCGGGTCCCAAGGGTGTAGGCCAACTGCGCCGCGATGTAGCCGACCAGCAGCACGAACGCGATCCCGATCATTCTCAGGGCCGGGCGCTCACGGTCGAGATGGATACCGAGGAGATGCCAGACGACGACCACCGACGCGAAGATCTCGATCAGCGAATCCAGGCCGAAGCCGGCGAGCGCGACGGAACGCGCGGCGTAGGCGGTCACGACGAGAACGGCGACGCCGACGATGTTCCAGATCAAGGTCGCGTACTCAAGCAGCAGGCCGAGTTGCAGGTTCCGGCTCATCGTGCTCCCTGTCGCCGAGGCGAGTGAGGCTATGAGCGCGCCCTTCCTATCTCCTACAGGAAGGGAGGGCGATCCCTGCGGCGGTATCGATCCCGGGTGCCTCGGGCGGCGCCGGACGACGAGGAGCTTGCCGGGGCCCGGGCGCGGCGTGAACCTCTGCGAACGTCAGGAGAGCAGCGGCTGGGACCGGACCGACAGCGCGATCGCCGCTAACAGGGTGAGCGCCGCGAACGCGCCCAACGCCCCGGTGACCTCGACCGGCCGCACCTTCCACCCGACGCTGCGGCTGACCACGCGATAGATCTGCTTCAACTCTCCGGCGGACGACGCGTGGTGATAGGTGCCGCCGGTGTGCTCGGCGATGCTTCGCAGCGTCGCTTCATCCAGCGGTCCTCCGATCATGTATCCGGTTGTCGACCCGAACGGCTGGCCGATGCCCACCGTGTAGACCGTGACCTGCTGTCGCCGCGCCCACTCCGCGGCGTCCATCGGGTCGATGCCGCTGTTGTTCTGGCCGTCGGAGAGCAGCACGACGACGCCGGGCGGCTTTGGTGCGCCTCCGGCCGTTGCCGGCGGCAGCGGGCCGTCGTCGTGCCCCGGCCGTGTGCGCTCGGGCAGCGCGGCCACGGCTTCGATCAAACCTTCGCCGATCGCGGTGCGGTGGCGCACCGTGATCCCGTCGATCGCCGCCTCGATGCGGCCGCGGTCTTCGGTGGGTGAGGCGATGAGGATCGCGTCCCGCGCGAAGGTGACGAGGCCCACGGGGATGCCGCGGGGGAGACCG is part of the bacterium genome and harbors:
- a CDS encoding cation transporter encodes the protein MSRNLQLGLLLEYATLIWNIVGVAVLVVTAYAARSVALAGFGLDSLIEIFASVVVVWHLLGIHLDRERPALRMIGIAFVLLVGYIAAQLAYTLGTRTHPAPSAGGIAWTAATFVAMLLLAHGKRATGDRLHNEVLRTESRVTLVDAYLAGAVLIGLALNAAAGWWWADPLASLVIVYYGVREARHAFRESAAAGGVP
- a CDS encoding VWA domain-containing protein — encoded protein: MFLSPAFLWGLLLIPALAAGYLWMLRRRAPQSIAFPALEIVAAADFRSRRRRVASAAVFFAAVAAAALALARPAVPMPQPVNEAAIMLSVDVSGSMLSQDILPSRLEAAKAAAKGFVAGLPRGIPVGLVTFARDAILIASPTEDRGRIEAAIDGITVRHRTAIGEGLIEAVAALPERTRPGHDDGPLPPATAGGAPKPPGVVVLLSDGQNNSGIDPMDAAEWARRQQVTVYTVGIGQPFGSTTGYMIGGPLDEATLRSIAEHTGGTYHHASSAGELKQIYRVVSRSVGWKVRPVEVTGALGAFAALTLLAAIALSVRSQPLLS